The following are from one region of the Coffea eugenioides isolate CCC68of chromosome 2, Ceug_1.0, whole genome shotgun sequence genome:
- the LOC113762153 gene encoding uncharacterized protein LOC113762153 isoform X1, translating to MYFYIFRKHVMFRSLETKIEILKAEKRHSSKADCGSNGTESPAPLLRSDGNESFGKETSKDGLSASSFTQDTSISWSLYRQIPVLVSCAGTDIKQEVSVSLEEQKDLHTNKLVETGNREGGTPRKRRGMRKRKDCNIEAKEGSIGESDNHGSTNVVSSSRCKETSTSDCDQTIRLPGRDGNTKGACQMRSDCLIGIFNSIAEYKVAFVFRHRLDSQKRARYKKIIRQHMDFDMIRSRLVSCSIHSARELFRDLLLLANNALVFYSKRTREYKSAVALRDIVLKAYRQHFKGSYNKATSASLPMRSLYNPPVKPRSARRRPSQPKQSAKLDKAEKFVVNAPKVHPKPSDPDANVPLQSLLTAKKGVKRPLKVKTASAKPQSKTPLPKDKKAARQR from the exons ATGTATTTTTACATTTTCAGAAAGCATGTGATGTTCAG ATCGCTTGAGACGAAGATTGAAATTCTCAAGGCTGAGAAAAGACACTCCAGCAAAGCTGATTGTGGCTCTAATGGGACTGAATCACCTGCTCCTCTTTTAAGATCAGATGGAAACGAATCTTTTGGCAAGGAGACATCCAAGGATGGACTCTCTGCCAGTAGCTTCACCCAAGATACAAGCATTAGCTGGTCATTGTATCGACAGATTCCAGTCTTAGTATCATGTGCAGGGACAGATATTAAGCAAGAAGTTTCAGTATCTTTGGAGGAACAGAAGGATTTACACACAAATAAGCTGGTAGAGACTGGCAATAGAGAGGGAGGGACTCCGAGGAAAAGAAGAGGTATGAGGAAGAGGAAAGACTGTAACATAGAAGCCAAAGAAGGAAGCATTGGTGAGAGTGACAACCATGGGTCAACTAATGTAGTATCTAGTTCTCGCTGTAAGGAAACTTCTACAAGTGATTGTGATCAGACTATTAGGCTTCCCGGTAGAGATGGTAACACCAAAGGTGCATGCCAGATGAGAAGTGATTGTTTGATCGGCATTTTCAATTCTATTGCGGAGTACAAGGTAGCTTTTGTCTTTAGACATCGGCTTGATAGTCAG AAGAGAGCAAGATACAAGAAAATCATCAGGCAACATATGGATTTTGACATGATAAGATCTAGATTGGTCAGCTGTTCCATCCACTCAGCAAGAGAGCTCTTTCGAGACTTGCTTTTGCTTGCAAATAATGCCCTGGTGTTTTACTCAAAAAGGACACGGGAGTATAAATCGGCAGTGGCGCTGAGAGATATTGTACTGAAAGCATATCGACAGCACTTCAAGGGTTCTTATAACAAAGCTACTTCTGCATCTCTTCCAATGCGATCATTGTATAATCCTCCTGTGAAGCCACGGAGTGCCCGTCGTCGCCCAAGTCAACCCAAACAATCAGCTAAGTTGGACAAAGCCGAGAAATTTGTTGTTAACGCTCCCAAGGTACATCCTAAACCAAGTGATCCTGATGCTAATGTTCCGCTTCAGTCGTTATTGACGGCAAAGAAAGGTGTAAAACGCCCTCTGAAGGTAAAAACTGCATCAGCTAAACCACAATCCAAGACTCCACTGCCGAAGGACAAGAAAGCTGCTCGACAACGGTGA
- the LOC113756623 gene encoding pentatricopeptide repeat-containing protein At4g02750-like: protein MFARTLSRYHFSTRATLNLNNTINGYLRNGNLNAARQVFDENPESRNIVSWNSIITGYMRHNRWRRAEELFDQMPQKDVVSWNTMLSGFRQANHPEKSYQYFMKMTRAGEKPNELTFAVLISAFLNTGYSFLTPQLHCRVLSSGLNLNYSLGSALMRGYLDLGDREGLCRVFDEILVKDVAPWNVLILGFMEFGLTSEAKRAFYLMPEKNAFSWSTLINGYVKNKMLSEARSVLDTMNENDVVCWTAMIKGYVQWEGFLEALELFILMLNSGPRPNHFTFSCVLDACAGCSSLLIGNQVHSCILKVGTVLDVILSTSLLDMYAKCGDIEAAYYIFQSMSEKNLVSWNSIIGGYARHGLAKRALQEFERMVKESINPDEITFINVLSACGHGGMVEEGERIFNSMNSKYGVKPGIQHFACIVDLYGKAGQLKKAEEFVRGMPFEPDVVVWGALLGACGLHSCLEIGESAASRIYKLEQDHPAVYAMLSKMHGENEVWNTVAQMKKMIRVKRARKQKAGPVEQQRFSLRRIRFPAPSSFPALRSLLFNGDRTKHLIADTHSSVSWYSMQRILSLKP, encoded by the exons ATGTTCGCTCGTACCCTTTCCCGCTACCATTTCTCCACTCGTGCCACACTGAATTTGAATAATACAATCAACGGCTACCTCCGTAACGGAAATTTAAACGCTGCCCGCCAAGTTTTCGATGAAAATCCTGAGTCCAGAAACATTGTCTCCTGGAATTCAATAATTACTGGATACATGAGGCACAACCGTTGGCGACGTGCCGAAGAGTTGTTCGACCAAATGCCCCAGAAGGACGTTGTTTCATGGAACACCATGCTTTCTGGCTTCCGCCAGGCCAACCACCCAGAAAAATCTTACCAGTATTTCATGAAAATGACCAGGGCCGGCGAGAAACCCAATGAACTTACTTTTGCAGTCTTGATTAGCGCATTCTTGAACACGGGTTACAGTTTCTTGACCCCTCAGCTTCACTGTCGAGTGCTTTCTTCGGGATTGAATCTGAATTATTCTCTTGGGTCAGCATTGATGAGAGGTTACCTAGACTTGGGCGATCGAGAAGGGTTGTGTCGAGTGTTTGATGAGATTTTGGTGAAAGACGTGGCGCCTTGGAACGTGTTGATTCTTGGTTTTATGGAATTTGGGCTAACCAGTGAAGCTAAGAGGGCATTTTATCTGATGCCCGAGAAGAATGCTTTCTCGTGGAGTACTCTCATTAATGGATATGTCAAGAATAAGATGCTAAGTGAAGCCCGCTCTGTTTTGGATACGATGAATGAAAATGATGTTGTTTGTTGGACTGCAATGATAAAAGGGTATGTACAGTGGGAAGGTTTTTTGGAGGCTTTGGAATTGTTTATCTTGATGCTAAACTCGGGGCCTAGGCCTAATCACTTCACATTCTCATGCGTGCTAGATGCCTGTGCAGGCTGCTCTTCTCTCCTCATAGGCAATCAAGTTCACTCATGTATACTTAAGGTTGGTACAGTGCTTGATGTCATCCTGTCGACTTCCCTTCTTGACATGTATGCAAAGTGCGGGGATATTGAGGCAGCGTATTATATATTTCAATCCATGTCAGAAAAGAATCTGGTCTCCTGGAATTCTATAATTGGTGGATATGCAAGGCACGGCCTTGCCAAAAGAGCATTGCAAGAATTCGAGAGAATGGTGAAGGAATCAATCAACCCTGATGAAATTACGTTTATTAATGTCCTTTCGGCTTGTGGGCATGGAGGAATGGTTGAAGAGGGTGAACGGATATTTAACTCCATGAATTCAAAATACGGAGTAAAACCAGGGATTCAGCATTTTGCTTGCATAGTGGATTTGTATGGAAAAGCTGGGCAGCTCAAGAAAGCAGAGGAATTTGTTAGGGGAATGCCTTTCGAGCCTGATGTGGTTGTATGGGGGGCATTGCTTGGGGCCTGTGGCCTACATTCTTGTTTGGAAATTGGCGAGTCTGCTGCCAGCAGAATTTATAAATTGGAACAAGACCATCCTGCTGTATATGCAATGCTATCCAAGATGCACGGTGAAAATGAAGTATGGAATACTGTAGCtcagatgaagaagatgataaGAGTTAAGCGTGCTAGGAAACAGAAGGCTG GGCCTGTCGAGCAGCAGAGGTTTTCACTTAGACGCATCAGATTTCCAGCTCCATCTTCTTTTCCAGCTTTAAGATCCCTACTGTTCAATGGAGACAGAACAAAACATTTAATAGCTGATACACATTCTTCAGTTTCCTGGTATTCCATGCAACGCATCCTGAGCCTCAAACCATAG
- the LOC113762153 gene encoding uncharacterized protein LOC113762153 isoform X2 — translation MGAEAMVVGPDKRWGTWEELILGGAVLRHGTQDWNVVASELRARTLYPYCFTPQACKAKYEDLRRRYSGSNAWFDELRKRRVAELKRELEKSEDSIGSLETKIEILKAEKRHSSKADCGSNGTESPAPLLRSDGNESFGKETSKDGLSASSFTQDTSISWSLYRQIPVLVSCAGTDIKQEVSVSLEEQKDLHTNKLVETGNREGGTPRKRRGMRKRKDCNIEAKEGSIGESDNHGSTNVVSSSRCKETSTSDCDQTIRLPGRDGNTKGACQMRSDCLIGIFNSIAEYKVAFVFRHRLDSQKRARYKKIIRQHMDFDMIRSRLVSCSIHSARELFRDLLLLANNALVFYSKRTREYKSAVALRDIVLKAYRQHFKGSYNKATSASLPMRSLYNPPVKPRSARRRPSQPKQSAKLDKAEKFVVNAPKVHPKPSDPDANVPLQSLLTAKKGVKRPLKVKTASAKPQSKTPLPKDKKAARQR, via the exons ATGGGAGCGGAGGCGATGGTGGTGGGCCCCGATAAGAGGTGGGGCACATGGGAGGAGCTTATCCTAGGAGGCGCTGTGTTGAGGCACGGTACCCAAGACTGGAACGTCGTCGCTTCGGAGCTTCGTGCCCGCACCCTCTACCCCTATTGCTTTACCCCTCAG GCCTGCAAGGCCAAGTATGAGGACCTAAGAAGGCGTTATTCTGGTTCCAA TGCTTGGTTTGATGAGCTACGAAAGAGACGAGTTGCAGAACTGAAGAGAGAATTGGAGAAATCTGAGGACTCAATTGG ATCGCTTGAGACGAAGATTGAAATTCTCAAGGCTGAGAAAAGACACTCCAGCAAAGCTGATTGTGGCTCTAATGGGACTGAATCACCTGCTCCTCTTTTAAGATCAGATGGAAACGAATCTTTTGGCAAGGAGACATCCAAGGATGGACTCTCTGCCAGTAGCTTCACCCAAGATACAAGCATTAGCTGGTCATTGTATCGACAGATTCCAGTCTTAGTATCATGTGCAGGGACAGATATTAAGCAAGAAGTTTCAGTATCTTTGGAGGAACAGAAGGATTTACACACAAATAAGCTGGTAGAGACTGGCAATAGAGAGGGAGGGACTCCGAGGAAAAGAAGAGGTATGAGGAAGAGGAAAGACTGTAACATAGAAGCCAAAGAAGGAAGCATTGGTGAGAGTGACAACCATGGGTCAACTAATGTAGTATCTAGTTCTCGCTGTAAGGAAACTTCTACAAGTGATTGTGATCAGACTATTAGGCTTCCCGGTAGAGATGGTAACACCAAAGGTGCATGCCAGATGAGAAGTGATTGTTTGATCGGCATTTTCAATTCTATTGCGGAGTACAAGGTAGCTTTTGTCTTTAGACATCGGCTTGATAGTCAG AAGAGAGCAAGATACAAGAAAATCATCAGGCAACATATGGATTTTGACATGATAAGATCTAGATTGGTCAGCTGTTCCATCCACTCAGCAAGAGAGCTCTTTCGAGACTTGCTTTTGCTTGCAAATAATGCCCTGGTGTTTTACTCAAAAAGGACACGGGAGTATAAATCGGCAGTGGCGCTGAGAGATATTGTACTGAAAGCATATCGACAGCACTTCAAGGGTTCTTATAACAAAGCTACTTCTGCATCTCTTCCAATGCGATCATTGTATAATCCTCCTGTGAAGCCACGGAGTGCCCGTCGTCGCCCAAGTCAACCCAAACAATCAGCTAAGTTGGACAAAGCCGAGAAATTTGTTGTTAACGCTCCCAAGGTACATCCTAAACCAAGTGATCCTGATGCTAATGTTCCGCTTCAGTCGTTATTGACGGCAAAGAAAGGTGTAAAACGCCCTCTGAAGGTAAAAACTGCATCAGCTAAACCACAATCCAAGACTCCACTGCCGAAGGACAAGAAAGCTGCTCGACAACGGTGA